One Gelria sp. Kuro-4 DNA segment encodes these proteins:
- a CDS encoding CvpA family protein — protein sequence MNWLDLVILLILGLEMVLGWREGLIGVSAKLGGFVLGLYLAARYSGQVAGLLGTYLVGPPLLLRVLAFLALLLAGRYTLLTLGLLLKRALAVPGLATLDRLAGACLGLAIGTAVVMLLVSLLAWLPWPQLAQAVQASELGQYFWSAAPVFSRFFWGDVAPSLTPSRIIPGGQQAGCPSLFASR from the coding sequence GTGAACTGGTTGGACCTCGTTATCTTGCTGATCCTGGGGCTGGAAATGGTGTTGGGCTGGCGCGAAGGCCTGATCGGGGTAAGTGCCAAGCTGGGCGGTTTTGTGCTGGGGCTGTATCTGGCCGCCCGCTACAGCGGGCAGGTAGCCGGGCTTTTGGGTACCTACCTGGTGGGGCCGCCGCTGCTGCTTAGGGTACTGGCTTTCTTGGCTCTCCTACTGGCGGGGCGCTACACTCTTTTGACACTCGGCCTGCTTCTCAAACGGGCCCTGGCGGTCCCCGGCTTGGCCACCCTGGACCGCCTGGCCGGGGCGTGTCTGGGGCTGGCCATCGGGACCGCAGTGGTGATGCTCCTGGTGAGCCTGCTGGCCTGGCTGCCGTGGCCGCAGCTGGCGCAGGCCGTACAGGCTTCCGAGCTCGGCCAGTACTTTTGGTCGGCGGCACCGGTGTTTTCCCGCTTTTTCTGGGGGGACGTGGCGCCGTCGTTAACACCATCCCGTATCATTCCGGGAGGGCAGCAGGCGGGCTGTCCTTCTCTCTTTGCCTCTCGCTAA
- a CDS encoding cell division protein ZapA, which translates to MATGSANRVTVRIMGEDYTVKGKANPETIQKLGQHVDAVMSEIRQGNPCLSTTQVAILAAMNIASELFRVKEDYEELLALLQDEETEAGGSERP; encoded by the coding sequence ATGGCGACAGGTTCAGCTAACCGGGTAACGGTGCGCATCATGGGCGAAGACTATACGGTAAAGGGCAAAGCCAACCCCGAAACCATTCAAAAACTGGGGCAGCATGTGGATGCGGTGATGAGCGAAATCAGGCAGGGCAACCCGTGCCTGAGCACCACCCAGGTGGCCATTTTGGCGGCCATGAACATTGCGTCGGAGCTGTTTCGCGTGAAGGAGGACTACGAGGAACTCCTGGCGCTCTTGCAGGATGAGGAGACAGAGGCCGGTGGGAGCGAAAGGCCGTGA